The [Eubacterium] siraeum genome contains a region encoding:
- a CDS encoding glycogen/starch/alpha-glucan phosphorylase: MKIENFKEKLVSLCDKEYHAQPRELTANQLHCAVSKLVMEELSPVWDKSRTAHDKARKASYLSMEFLVGRAIYNNLLCLGILDSTAEELKALGVDISEFEEVEDAALGNGGLGRLAACFLDSAAALDLPLDGYGIRYKYGLFKQGIKDGFQTETADDWQRYGDPWSVRREQETVVIHFADGDVNAVPYDYPVIGYGTENVGTLRLWQAETDDEFDFDLFNRSKFTEAGEKKRAAEDISRVLYPNDETEAGKILRLKQEYFFSAAAVADLIRKHKAIFGTMENFADYNCIQMNDTHPVIALPEFIRVVMRDEGWKFDKAFEAAKKVFNYTNHTIMQEALEKWDSRLIERIVPEVYSVMIMLNEAFESEMHRRNVPQDKRAVMRLIKNGTVHMANIAVFGSSYVNGVAAIHTELLKTTVLKDWYELYPERFQNKTNGITQRRWLALCNRELSALITELLGDDSWVTDLDKLSGLKKYADDESVLRRFIDIKHAKKQQLADFIKKSEGIEIDPKSVYDIQIKRLHEYKRQLLNAFSILYLYYEIKDGNLRDFTPTTFIFGAKSAPGYYRAKGIIKFINEVAKLVNSDPDTKDLLRVVFVSNYRVSYAEKLVAAADISEQISTAGTEASGTGNMKFMLNGAVTLGTLDGANVEIAEEAGAENEYIFGATVEELEKIMPDYVPRDITESDPKIKRVVSALIDGTVSDGGSGVFRELYFALMEGASWHVPDHYYLLGDLDSYVKAKLAVNRDYSNELAFAKKCWLNICSAGKFSSDRTIAEYAKDIWHIGKV, translated from the coding sequence ATGAAGATTGAAAATTTCAAGGAGAAGCTCGTTTCCCTCTGTGATAAGGAATATCACGCACAGCCGAGGGAGCTGACGGCAAATCAACTGCACTGCGCAGTTTCAAAGCTGGTTATGGAGGAGCTTTCTCCTGTGTGGGACAAGAGCCGTACGGCACATGATAAAGCACGCAAGGCAAGCTATCTCTCCATGGAGTTTCTGGTGGGTCGTGCAATATACAACAACCTGCTGTGTCTTGGGATACTTGACAGCACAGCTGAGGAGCTGAAAGCGCTCGGCGTGGATATTTCAGAATTCGAGGAGGTCGAGGATGCCGCTCTCGGTAACGGCGGTCTGGGCAGGCTTGCGGCTTGCTTCCTGGACAGTGCGGCTGCACTTGATCTTCCGCTGGACGGCTACGGAATACGCTATAAGTACGGTCTGTTCAAGCAGGGCATCAAGGACGGATTCCAGACCGAAACCGCTGACGATTGGCAGAGATACGGCGACCCGTGGAGCGTTCGTCGTGAGCAGGAAACGGTTGTGATACACTTCGCTGACGGTGATGTGAACGCAGTTCCCTATGACTATCCCGTTATCGGATACGGCACTGAGAATGTAGGCACTCTGCGACTCTGGCAGGCTGAAACCGACGATGAGTTCGACTTTGACCTGTTCAACCGCAGTAAGTTTACCGAAGCCGGAGAAAAGAAGCGTGCCGCCGAGGACATTTCCCGTGTGCTTTATCCAAATGACGAAACAGAGGCAGGAAAGATACTCAGACTGAAGCAGGAATATTTCTTCAGTGCCGCCGCAGTTGCCGATCTTATCAGAAAGCATAAGGCGATTTTTGGCACAATGGAGAATTTTGCAGATTACAATTGCATTCAGATGAACGATACTCATCCCGTTATCGCTCTGCCGGAGTTTATCCGTGTGGTAATGCGTGACGAGGGCTGGAAGTTTGACAAGGCTTTCGAAGCGGCGAAGAAGGTGTTCAATTACACCAACCATACCATCATGCAGGAAGCGCTTGAGAAGTGGGACAGCAGACTTATCGAACGAATAGTCCCCGAAGTGTACAGCGTGATGATAATGCTCAACGAGGCATTCGAATCCGAAATGCACCGCAGGAATGTTCCGCAGGATAAGCGTGCGGTTATGCGTCTTATAAAGAACGGCACCGTGCATATGGCAAATATTGCGGTATTCGGTTCTTCCTATGTGAACGGCGTTGCGGCTATACACACAGAGCTGTTAAAGACTACCGTGCTGAAGGACTGGTACGAACTGTACCCCGAGAGATTTCAGAACAAGACAAACGGCATCACACAGCGCAGATGGCTGGCTTTGTGCAACCGTGAGCTTTCCGCACTCATTACCGAACTGCTCGGTGATGACAGCTGGGTAACCGACCTTGACAAGCTAAGCGGCCTTAAAAAGTATGCGGACGATGAGAGTGTGCTTCGCCGCTTTATAGATATAAAGCACGCTAAGAAGCAGCAGCTTGCCGACTTTATCAAGAAATCGGAGGGAATTGAGATCGACCCGAAATCCGTTTATGATATTCAGATCAAGCGTCTGCACGAATACAAGCGTCAGCTTCTGAACGCATTCTCGATACTGTATCTTTACTACGAGATAAAGGACGGAAATCTCAGGGACTTCACCCCCACTACATTCATTTTCGGTGCAAAGTCCGCACCCGGATATTACCGTGCAAAAGGCATTATCAAGTTTATTAACGAGGTAGCAAAGCTTGTAAACTCCGATCCGGATACAAAGGATCTGCTGAGAGTGGTATTTGTGAGCAATTACCGTGTTTCCTATGCGGAGAAGCTGGTGGCTGCGGCTGATATTTCCGAGCAGATCTCCACGGCGGGTACAGAAGCGTCAGGTACAGGCAATATGAAGTTTATGCTCAACGGCGCAGTTACGCTCGGCACACTGGACGGAGCTAACGTTGAGATTGCCGAGGAAGCCGGAGCAGAGAACGAATATATCTTCGGTGCAACTGTAGAGGAACTGGAGAAGATTATGCCGGACTATGTTCCCCGTGACATTACAGAGAGCGATCCGAAGATCAAGCGTGTGGTATCCGCACTCATTGACGGTACCGTTTCCGATGGTGGAAGCGGCGTGTTCAGAGAACTTTATTTCGCACTTATGGAGGGCGCAAGCTGGCACGTTCCCGATCATTACTACCTTCTGGGCGACCTTGACAGCTATGTTAAGGCAAAGCTGGCAGTAAACCGTGACTACAGCAACGAGCTTGCGTTCGCAAAGAAGTGCTGGCTGAATATCTGCTCTGCGGGTAAGTTCAGCTCAGACCGCACCATCGCTGAATATGCAAAGGATATATGGCATATCGGCAAGGTGTAA
- a CDS encoding extracellular solute-binding protein, producing MKYRKIMTAIASMTMAGVMLAGCSSNATSGTSSTDSGSAAGNSTASSGGSESTAGSEKVSLTVWGPQEDQELIKKMCDEFAAANPEKTYTFTYGVVSEADAQKEVNKDISAAADVFAFASDQTAILVNAGALYRVTKNKDQIVAENSEASISAASINGELYGYPYVSDTYFMYYDKSKLTEDDVKSIEGIMSKNIDGVTTNFAFDTDNGWYQAGFFFGAGCKLFGDDGTDPTKCDFNNERGYMVGEYLIDLVANPKFGSNFDDSLVKSGFADGTLAAAVSGVWNAGEIQKSLGDNYAATKLPEFKLSNGETVQMGSMANFKIMGVNAETKNPLDAMALAEWLTNKDNQKTRFEARSYAPTNVELASDTATMNSNIAVGALAQQAKYSTVQTSIGQCQNFWTPAEAFGQEIIAGTCTKSNLQDKLNAYVEAVLATLS from the coding sequence ATGAAGTACAGGAAGATCATGACAGCGATAGCTTCTATGACAATGGCAGGCGTTATGCTTGCCGGATGCTCCAGCAATGCTACAAGCGGCACAAGCAGTACAGACAGCGGCTCTGCGGCAGGCAACAGCACAGCTTCTTCGGGCGGCAGCGAATCCACCGCCGGCAGCGAGAAGGTTAGCCTCACGGTATGGGGTCCGCAGGAGGATCAGGAACTGATCAAGAAGATGTGTGACGAATTTGCGGCTGCAAATCCCGAAAAGACCTACACCTTCACCTACGGCGTTGTCAGCGAGGCAGACGCTCAGAAGGAAGTCAACAAGGACATCTCGGCGGCGGCTGACGTATTCGCTTTCGCTTCGGACCAGACCGCTATACTGGTGAACGCAGGCGCACTCTACAGAGTAACAAAGAATAAGGATCAGATCGTTGCGGAAAATTCTGAAGCTTCTATTTCAGCGGCTTCGATAAACGGCGAGCTTTACGGCTACCCTTATGTATCTGATACCTACTTTATGTACTACGACAAGTCCAAGCTGACAGAGGACGATGTAAAGTCTATCGAAGGCATTATGTCAAAGAATATCGACGGCGTTACAACAAACTTCGCTTTCGATACAGATAACGGTTGGTATCAGGCAGGCTTCTTCTTCGGCGCAGGATGCAAGCTCTTCGGTGATGACGGAACCGATCCCACAAAGTGCGATTTCAATAACGAGCGTGGCTATATGGTAGGCGAATATCTCATTGACCTGGTAGCTAACCCCAAGTTCGGCTCCAACTTTGATGATTCGCTTGTAAAGTCAGGCTTTGCAGATGGCACTTTAGCAGCTGCAGTTTCCGGTGTATGGAACGCAGGCGAAATCCAGAAATCTCTCGGCGATAACTACGCAGCTACAAAGCTCCCCGAGTTTAAACTCTCAAACGGCGAAACCGTTCAGATGGGCAGTATGGCTAACTTCAAGATTATGGGCGTAAACGCTGAAACCAAGAACCCGCTTGACGCTATGGCTCTTGCTGAGTGGCTCACTAATAAGGACAACCAGAAGACCAGATTCGAGGCTCGTTCATACGCTCCCACAAACGTTGAGCTTGCAAGCGACACAGCTACTATGAACTCCAACATTGCTGTAGGCGCTCTTGCACAGCAGGCTAAGTACTCAACCGTTCAGACTTCTATCGGTCAGTGCCAGAACTTCTGGACACCTGCTGAGGCTTTCGGTCAGGAGATTATCGCAGGTACCTGCACAAAGAGCAATCTCCAGGATAAGCTGAACGCTTATGTTGAGGCGGTTCTTGCAACACTCAGCTGA
- a CDS encoding sugar ABC transporter permease, with the protein MTSLDFYALPWYKKILVKIAEFFAAIGKGVANFVIGTPGAVWRFIKMIGRGLAWLGSAFVHGDALTKLSYIIMGAGNLFRGQIIKGLIFLSAEVAYIGFMIDSGFGFIAGLRNLGTVQRGWYFDETLGIDVMRENGDNSMLILLYGIFALFVTLAFIFMWVHNIKSAYNAQQIKKSGKKLPGFVDDLKSLLDEQFHKTLLFIPVSGIVVFTIVPLVYMISLAFTNYDKDHQVPANLFTWIGFNNFETILGSNSTIGNTFWPVLGWTLVWAFLATFLNYFLGIILAMLINKKGVKFKSFYRTLFVLAIAVPQFVSLLVMKNVFAEAGPVNVLLQELGWISAPLPFFTDPMWARMTIIAVNLWIGIPYTMLIVSGILMNIPDDLYEAARIDGASPFVMFRKITMPYVLFVTTPYLITQLVGNINNFNVIYFLTGGTPATLDYYQAGKTDLLVTWLYKLTVNSRDYSYAATIGVLVFIICSLLSLITFRRSASYKNEEAFQ; encoded by the coding sequence ATGACAAGTCTTGATTTTTACGCTCTTCCGTGGTACAAGAAAATACTTGTTAAAATAGCAGAATTTTTTGCAGCCATCGGAAAAGGCGTCGCTAATTTTGTGATCGGGACGCCCGGTGCCGTATGGCGTTTTATAAAAATGATCGGCAGGGGTCTTGCTTGGCTCGGAAGCGCCTTTGTTCACGGTGACGCTCTCACCAAGCTCTCATATATTATAATGGGTGCAGGAAACCTGTTCCGAGGACAGATAATCAAGGGACTGATATTCCTGTCCGCCGAGGTAGCGTATATCGGCTTTATGATTGACTCGGGATTCGGCTTTATAGCAGGGCTCAGAAATCTCGGTACGGTGCAGAGAGGCTGGTACTTCGATGAAACGCTCGGCATTGATGTAATGCGTGAAAACGGCGACAACTCAATGCTTATTCTCCTTTACGGAATATTTGCACTGTTCGTAACTCTGGCATTCATATTCATGTGGGTGCATAACATAAAGTCGGCGTATAACGCACAGCAGATTAAAAAATCCGGCAAGAAGCTGCCGGGCTTCGTGGACGATTTAAAGTCACTTCTGGATGAGCAGTTCCACAAGACGTTACTGTTCATTCCCGTATCCGGCATCGTAGTATTTACGATAGTTCCGCTGGTCTATATGATCTCACTGGCATTCACCAACTATGATAAGGATCACCAGGTGCCTGCAAATCTGTTCACCTGGATAGGGTTTAATAACTTCGAGACTATTCTCGGAAGTAATTCCACTATCGGCAACACTTTCTGGCCGGTACTCGGCTGGACGCTGGTATGGGCATTCCTCGCAACATTCCTTAACTACTTCCTCGGAATAATTCTTGCGATGCTCATCAACAAGAAGGGTGTCAAGTTCAAGTCATTCTACAGAACGCTCTTCGTACTTGCCATTGCAGTACCGCAGTTCGTTTCTCTGCTGGTAATGAAGAATGTTTTTGCTGAAGCAGGTCCTGTGAACGTACTTCTTCAGGAGCTTGGATGGATCTCGGCTCCGTTGCCGTTCTTCACCGATCCGATGTGGGCAAGAATGACGATCATAGCCGTAAACCTGTGGATAGGTATTCCGTATACGATGCTTATCGTTTCGGGTATCCTTATGAATATCCCTGACGATCTTTATGAGGCGGCAAGGATAGACGGTGCTTCTCCGTTTGTAATGTTCAGAAAGATAACTATGCCGTATGTGCTGTTCGTTACTACACCTTACCTTATTACACAGCTTGTCGGCAACATAAACAACTTCAACGTTATTTACTTCCTTACCGGCGGTACTCCGGCAACACTGGATTACTACCAGGCAGGAAAGACCGATCTGCTCGTTACCTGGCTGTATAAGCTGACGGTCAACTCAAGGGATTACAGCTACGCCGCAACGATAGGTGTTCTGGTATTCATCATCTGCTCGCTGCTTTCGCTGATAACCTTCCGCAGATCCGCATCCTATAAGAATGAGGAGGCGTTCCAGTAA
- a CDS encoding sugar ABC transporter permease — protein sequence MREIRKQSYSYHRKQRTINIVIQIVLLILGLMWILPLLWIILTSFRAEPGSYTSYFWPKSFTLDNYSKLILVDQQFKFTKWFINTFIVAVVSCLGSTFIVLAVSYALSRLRFKMRKPMMNIALILGMFPGFMSMVAIYYILKGLGLTENPLVCLTLVYICGSGLTYYIAKGFFDTIPKSLDESAYLDGATRSQVFFRITIPLSKPIIVYTVLTTFMAPWVDYIFPSMICGANYDSYTVALGMFKMLEREFIGTYYTQFAAAAVLVSIPIGALFIVMQKYYVGGVTGGAVKG from the coding sequence ATGAGAGAGATAAGAAAACAATCCTACTCCTATCACAGAAAACAGCGCACGATTAATATCGTTATACAGATCGTGCTTCTGATACTGGGTCTGATGTGGATACTTCCGCTTTTGTGGATAATCCTGACGTCATTTCGTGCAGAGCCCGGTTCATATACAAGCTACTTCTGGCCCAAGAGCTTCACGCTTGATAACTACTCGAAGCTGATCTTGGTGGATCAGCAGTTCAAGTTCACAAAATGGTTTATCAACACGTTTATCGTGGCGGTGGTATCCTGCTTAGGCTCAACATTCATCGTGCTTGCGGTGTCCTACGCTCTCAGCCGACTGAGATTCAAGATGCGTAAGCCTATGATGAACATTGCGCTGATTCTCGGAATGTTCCCGGGATTCATGTCCATGGTCGCTATCTATTATATCCTTAAGGGACTTGGTCTTACCGAGAATCCGCTTGTTTGTCTGACGCTGGTTTACATCTGCGGTTCCGGACTTACCTACTACATCGCAAAGGGATTCTTCGATACTATCCCGAAATCCCTTGACGAATCTGCGTACCTTGACGGTGCAACGAGGTCACAGGTGTTCTTCCGCATCACTATCCCGCTTTCAAAGCCCATCATCGTATACACGGTACTCACTACGTTCATGGCTCCCTGGGTCGACTACATCTTCCCGAGTATGATTTGCGGTGCAAACTACGACAGCTATACTGTTGCGCTTGGTATGTTCAAGATGCTTGAGCGTGAGTTCATCGGTACCTACTATACGCAGTTCGCTGCGGCGGCAGTGCTGGTATCCATTCCTATCGGTGCGCTGTTCATAGTTATGCAGAAGTACTATGTCGGCGGTGTTACCGGCGGTGCAGTAAAGGGCTAA
- a CDS encoding LacI family transcriptional regulator, with protein sequence MADRLGMAKSTVSKAISGATDISEKTRERVLACAGEMGYQVKAKHVSYTKSIVVFIYGSIHYDKVDQFGYEIILGLQAAAAEHGIGVNITAISNAELKSGNYYSIVSGGNCEGAVFLGFKPHHVFIEHIRSLNIPLVILDNNVDYQLAARVGCDSAEGIRQMVQYLWMRGHDRIGFLGGEEDSIVTQERYQAYSDALKELGLEENKDAVRYGHFSAKGTRKRILPIAQTGVTAVVCISDLLACSAVQELEKAGYVVPADISVTGYDNLPVSEYSQPRITTMYQNRIHIGKTAFVMLQQMNSGISIEAVSLRPELIERESVKLIAKRILPEEDK encoded by the coding sequence ATTGCCGACAGGCTCGGTATGGCAAAGAGTACAGTTTCGAAGGCCATCTCAGGTGCTACCGACATCAGCGAAAAGACCCGTGAGCGTGTGCTTGCCTGTGCCGGCGAGATGGGGTATCAGGTAAAGGCAAAGCACGTTTCATATACTAAGTCCATAGTTGTCTTTATCTACGGAAGTATCCACTATGACAAGGTGGATCAGTTCGGCTATGAGATCATTCTCGGATTACAGGCCGCCGCTGCGGAGCACGGTATCGGGGTAAACATCACTGCTATAAGCAATGCCGAACTGAAAAGCGGCAACTACTATTCTATCGTGTCGGGTGGAAACTGCGAGGGAGCGGTTTTCCTCGGCTTCAAGCCGCACCATGTGTTCATTGAGCATATACGCAGTCTGAATATCCCGCTTGTGATACTTGATAACAATGTCGATTATCAGCTGGCGGCTCGTGTCGGCTGTGACAGTGCAGAGGGAATTCGGCAGATGGTGCAGTATCTCTGGATGAGAGGTCATGACAGGATTGGATTTTTAGGCGGCGAGGAGGACAGTATCGTCACGCAGGAACGCTATCAGGCATATTCTGACGCACTAAAAGAACTTGGGCTTGAGGAGAATAAAGACGCTGTCAGATACGGACATTTCTCTGCAAAGGGCACACGAAAGAGGATTCTTCCGATTGCTCAGACAGGAGTCACAGCAGTGGTTTGTATCAGCGATCTGTTAGCTTGCTCTGCAGTGCAGGAGCTTGAAAAAGCGGGCTATGTCGTACCTGCGGATATAAGCGTGACAGGCTACGACAACCTCCCCGTGTCAGAATATTCGCAACCCCGTATTACAACGATGTATCAGAACCGAATACATATCGGAAAGACCGCATTCGTAATGCTTCAGCAGATGAACAGCGGTATCTCGATAGAAGCGGTCAGCCTTCGACCCGAACTTATCGAGAGAGAATCCGTGAAATTGATAGCCAAGAGAATTTTGCCCGAGGAAGACAAATGA
- a CDS encoding alpha-amylase family glycosyl hydrolase: MKNTRFLLSAAAAVTAAAILLSGCSTPEETMSESSQPQAPSYRYEHELNVIDDNYRNYYQVFVYSFCDSNGDGIGDLAGVTSGLDYIQDMGFNGIWLSPIMPSDSYHKYSVKDYYAIDEQYGTMEDFEKLAAECEKRGIKLLIDLVMNHSSNEHEWFKHASKSLRSNPCGAAKDKPCLNDNICPVHDKYIDYYYFTDEKPVGTNSWYRIGSNRWYQAVFSEQMPELNLDNSAVRSEFEKIADFWLEKGAGGFRLDAVKEYFSGNPEKNIEVLNQFMKHCKTVDPKCYVVGEVWESFTNYTKYYSSGIDSVFGFTMAQESGKIAKTINGKGADNSVKSFAQAMVTVEQKLASYSNTAIDAPFIGNHDTNRGAGILGYNETKIKAAAGLLLTMSGSPFVYYGDEIGLSGSGRDENKRAPMIWDSEGTGLTYGPPDMERQENRFADVQTQLADENSILNYYKRALRIRNENPCIARGTTEVLTVPGQDIAAVRRTFDGDSIVIVYNYSDESKEITELDGLSEMQIRGYLTVDSAEEVLLDGGLKMPAYSIAFLTGK; this comes from the coding sequence ATGAAAAATACAAGATTTTTACTTTCAGCCGCAGCCGCTGTTACGGCGGCGGCTATTCTTTTATCCGGGTGCAGTACCCCGGAGGAAACTATGTCGGAAAGCTCGCAGCCGCAGGCTCCGTCATACCGTTACGAACACGAACTGAATGTGATAGATGATAACTACCGTAATTACTACCAGGTGTTCGTTTATTCGTTCTGCGACAGCAACGGTGACGGTATAGGCGACCTTGCAGGAGTCACATCCGGACTGGATTATATTCAGGATATGGGCTTCAACGGTATATGGCTTTCGCCGATAATGCCGTCTGATTCCTACCACAAGTACAGCGTAAAGGATTATTATGCCATTGACGAGCAGTACGGCACGATGGAAGATTTTGAGAAGCTTGCCGCAGAGTGTGAAAAGCGTGGAATAAAGCTGCTGATAGACCTTGTGATGAATCACAGCTCCAACGAGCACGAGTGGTTCAAACACGCTTCAAAGAGCCTGCGCAGTAATCCGTGCGGTGCGGCTAAAGACAAGCCCTGCCTTAACGACAATATCTGCCCTGTGCATGATAAATACATCGACTATTATTATTTTACGGACGAGAAGCCTGTCGGAACGAACTCCTGGTACAGAATAGGCTCGAACCGGTGGTATCAGGCGGTTTTCTCAGAGCAGATGCCGGAGCTGAATCTTGATAATTCTGCGGTGCGCAGTGAGTTTGAGAAGATAGCTGACTTCTGGCTGGAAAAGGGTGCAGGCGGATTCCGTCTGGATGCTGTCAAGGAGTATTTCAGCGGCAACCCCGAAAAGAATATCGAGGTGCTGAATCAATTTATGAAGCACTGCAAGACAGTTGACCCGAAATGCTATGTTGTCGGAGAGGTGTGGGAGAGCTTCACAAACTATACTAAATACTACAGCTCCGGGATTGACAGCGTATTCGGCTTCACTATGGCACAGGAAAGCGGAAAAATCGCCAAGACTATCAATGGTAAGGGTGCTGATAACTCGGTTAAATCCTTTGCACAGGCAATGGTGACTGTCGAACAGAAGCTGGCTTCCTACAGCAATACCGCAATTGACGCACCGTTCATAGGAAATCACGATACCAACCGTGGCGCAGGCATACTCGGATATAACGAAACGAAAATAAAGGCGGCGGCAGGATTACTGCTCACAATGTCCGGTTCGCCTTTCGTGTATTACGGTGACGAGATAGGCCTTTCCGGAAGCGGACGTGACGAGAATAAGCGTGCCCCGATGATATGGGACAGCGAGGGTACGGGACTTACATACGGACCGCCTGATATGGAGCGGCAGGAAAACCGTTTTGCCGATGTGCAGACACAGCTTGCAGACGAGAATTCCATACTGAATTACTACAAGCGTGCGCTCAGGATACGCAACGAAAACCCCTGCATTGCAAGAGGTACGACCGAAGTGCTGACAGTGCCGGGACAGGATATTGCGGCAGTGCGCCGCACATTTGACGGCGACAGTATTGTGATTGTTTATAACTACTCCGATGAAAGCAAAGAAATCACGGAGCTTGACGGACTTTCCGAAATGCAGATACGAGGATATCTGACAGTGGATTCTGCCGAGGAGGTCCTGCTTGACGGCGGCCTTAAAATGCCTGCGTACAGCATTGCATTTCTTACCGGAAAATAA
- the pulA gene encoding type I pullulanase: protein MDIMPDFDLIDRECAYDGELGALYSKAQTTFRVWSPTAQRAVLKLYLSAKANLPHSVTEMSRDKGVWEVTVPGDLHGMYYTYEFTFDGSTRETIDIYARSAGANGIRGMVVDLMRTDPAGWDSDRPVTLESYTDAVIYELHVRDFSSDKSANFRLRGKFGAFCENRVTNGFSDTVGLDYIASLGVTHIHLLPVFDSQTIDENDPEAGFNWGYDPLNYNIPEGSYTTDPNNGTDRVRQFKELIHAVHQKGMGVIMDVVYNHTYSTEDSPFAKTFPGYYYRHNKDGSLSNGSACGNEFASERAMASRFIVDSLCYLAKEYKLDGFRFDLMGLLDIHTLNTAAEKLRRINPSIILYGEGWTGGKSPLPERLRAMKKNAVKLPQYAMFSDDFRDGVKGSVFEDEECGYVNGNASELSEMMKSVISGGIYRMDVQRKRSECWTDTPQQVVNYVEAHDNLTLFDKLRISMPEASGQERVSVDKLAAALVFLSEGIPFMQAGQEILRSKPSPDGGFVHDSYNSPDSVNSIKWNDVTIHRSVMEYYRGLIAIRKRFPEFRLRTAHDIRSRLEYEDLGGGALAVHYGDRLILVINPGETVLKYDPGRSAEIYADSKKADAQPLYRTKGAFAVKPHSIMLAGLN, encoded by the coding sequence ATGGATATAATGCCTGATTTTGACCTTATCGACAGGGAATGTGCGTATGACGGGGAGCTTGGCGCACTTTATTCCAAGGCTCAGACTACGTTCAGAGTGTGGAGCCCGACGGCACAGAGAGCCGTGCTGAAGCTGTATCTCAGCGCAAAGGCAAATCTGCCGCATTCCGTTACTGAAATGAGCAGGGACAAAGGCGTATGGGAGGTTACCGTACCCGGCGACCTGCACGGAATGTACTATACCTATGAATTCACTTTTGACGGCTCAACCCGTGAAACGATAGATATTTACGCACGCTCAGCAGGTGCAAACGGCATCAGGGGAATGGTAGTCGATCTCATGCGTACAGATCCTGCCGGCTGGGACAGCGACCGTCCTGTTACACTTGAAAGCTACACGGACGCAGTGATATATGAGCTTCACGTCCGTGATTTCTCCTCCGATAAAAGTGCAAATTTCCGCCTTCGAGGAAAGTTCGGCGCATTCTGCGAAAACAGGGTGACGAACGGCTTCAGTGACACTGTGGGACTTGACTACATTGCTTCACTTGGTGTTACACATATTCATCTGCTTCCGGTGTTTGACTCCCAGACGATAGACGAGAACGACCCCGAGGCAGGCTTCAACTGGGGATACGATCCGCTCAACTACAATATTCCCGAGGGAAGCTACACTACCGATCCAAACAACGGTACCGACAGGGTAAGACAGTTCAAGGAGCTTATCCACGCAGTACATCAAAAGGGGATGGGCGTGATAATGGACGTGGTTTACAACCACACCTACAGCACGGAAGATTCACCGTTTGCAAAGACCTTCCCAGGATACTACTACCGTCACAACAAGGACGGAAGTCTTTCGAACGGTTCTGCGTGCGGAAACGAATTTGCGAGCGAACGTGCTATGGCGAGCCGATTCATCGTGGACAGCCTTTGCTATCTGGCAAAGGAATACAAGCTGGACGGATTCCGTTTCGACCTTATGGGTCTGCTTGATATTCATACGCTGAATACCGCAGCTGAGAAGCTACGCAGGATAAATCCTTCCATAATACTTTACGGCGAGGGCTGGACAGGGGGGAAAAGCCCACTGCCTGAGAGACTTCGTGCGATGAAAAAGAATGCGGTAAAGCTGCCGCAGTACGCTATGTTTTCAGATGATTTCCGTGACGGAGTGAAAGGCTCCGTATTTGAGGACGAGGAGTGCGGTTATGTAAACGGGAACGCATCGGAGCTGTCGGAGATGATGAAGTCGGTAATATCCGGCGGAATCTACCGTATGGATGTGCAGAGAAAACGTTCTGAATGCTGGACGGATACTCCTCAGCAGGTCGTGAACTATGTTGAGGCGCACGATAATCTTACTCTCTTTGACAAGCTGAGAATTTCTATGCCGGAGGCTTCAGGGCAGGAACGTGTATCGGTAGATAAGCTGGCGGCTGCTCTTGTGTTTCTTTCGGAGGGAATTCCTTTCATGCAGGCAGGGCAGGAGATACTGCGCAGTAAACCGTCGCCTGACGGAGGATTTGTTCACGACAGCTACAATTCTCCCGACAGCGTGAACAGCATTAAGTGGAACGATGTGACCATTCATCGTAGTGTTATGGAATACTACCGTGGACTTATCGCAATACGAAAGCGCTTTCCGGAATTCAGACTGCGTACTGCGCACGATATTCGCAGTCGTTTGGAATATGAAGATCTCGGCGGCGGTGCATTGGCGGTGCATTACGGCGATAGGCTGATACTGGTGATAAATCCGGGAGAAACGGTGCTGAAATACGATCCGGGTCGTTCTGCGGAAATTTACGCAGACAGCAAAAAGGCGGACGCTCAGCCGCTTTATCGGACTAAAGGCGCATTTGCCGTGAAGCCGCATAGTATTATGCTGGCAGGGCTGAATTAA